GTCTGGACCAAGGGCGCGCCGTTCGGTACTATTCCCCCCATGCTGAGGTTCATCGGGAAGGGTAGGATATGGATAGTCCCCACCCCGGTGATCGTCTTTGGCCTCGTAGCTGCCGCGGCGGCCGTTGTTCTGTACGGCACGACCTATGGGAGACAACTCTACGCCACCGGTGGTAATCCGCGGGCCACAAAACTCGCCGGTATCAACGTGGACAGGGTCGTAACCATGAGCTACGTGATTTCCGGTTTCCTGGCCGCTCTGGCGGGTCTGGTCTTGACAGGCTATCTGGGTCTGGCCGACAACTGGGCTGGGAAGGGCTATGAGCTCGGGTCGATCGCCGCGGTTGTCGTCGGAGGTGCCTCTCTCGGAGGGGGAAAGGGCACAATAGGGGGGACGGTCGCAGGAGTCCTTATCATGTCTATCCTCACCAACATGGTCCTTCTCCTAAACTTCGACGTGGAACTCGGGATGATCGTCGAGGGAATCGTCCTCATCACGGCGGTAAGCTTTTACAGTCTGAAGGAGATGCGGTAGATTCACTTCAAGGTGGTTCACATGGCAGCAAGATTAGGAGATGCGTTCAAGAGCGCGATTTCGCTCTTCAACCTCAAGGCCCAGGAAGAGACCAGGGCCAGGCAGACCGTGGCCTGGCTGCTGCTGGTGGGCACGGTGATAGCGGGGATTGTGGCCTCCCCGAGTTTCACACGCCCCTACAACATCATGAACGTCCTCCGCCAGGCCGTGGCACTGGGATTGGTCGGGATAGGACAGACCTTCGTCATTCTCGGTGGGGGGTTCGATCTTTCGGTGGGATCGACCATCAACCTCACGAGTTGTCTCGCAGCCGGCATAATGGACGGCAGGGCGCAGATGGTCCTTCCGGCCCTGGTTGTCACCCTGGCAGTGGGGATCTCAATCGGCTTGGCGAACGGGATCATCATCTCCTATCTCAAGGTCCCCCCTCTGATAGCGACTCTTGGACTGATGACCATACTCCAGGGGGCCGTACTGCTGTATACCCATGAGCCGGTGGGTATGATCACCCCGGGCTATGACTATATCTCCGAAGGGTATGTGGGATTCGTGCCTTTCCCTGTGATCGCCTTTGCCGCCTTGTTTGCTCTCGGGGTCTTTACTCTCAGGCGGACCACCTTCGGGCGCCACCTGTATGCCACCGGAGAGAGCGAGGATATCGCGCACCAGTCGGGGATAAAGACACACAGGGTAAGGTTCGTCACTTACATCATCTGCAGTCTATCGGCCACGTTCTCCGCTCTTTTCCTGGTGGCCCGGTGTGGATCCGGCGACCCGCTCCTGGGAGTGGGCTACGAATTCGACTCTATCACGGTTGCCATCATCGGGGGTACAAGCCTCGCCGGGGGCCGCGGCGGCCTAAACGGCACCCTGGCCGGGGTGTTTATCATGTCCATATTGAACAACATACTCAACCTAATGGGTGTATTCAGCTGGTGGCAGTGGGTGGTCAAGGGGGGCCATACTGATCGTGGCCCTGTCCACCTATCGGATACGGCAGTAGCCACCCGTGGTTTCCAGCGGTCTCCCGGACCGATTCATCTCGATGACCTCCTTTCGATTGAGTCGACCGGATCTGAGACCGGATGAAGGGAGTGTGGAAATGAGCGCACAGATAGCAGCGGGTTCATCCGGAAAGGACAGGAGAGCAGAACAGGCCGGGACAGCCTCCAAATCGCCCACCCCTTCTCCTTTTGAGAGGACGAGGAAGCTCAACGAGCAACTCCTCTCCGTGGTTCCGGAGATGTGTGTGGAAAGGGCTCGTCTGGTCACTCTCTCCTACCAGGAGACAGAGGGCGAACCGATGATTATCCGCCGGGCCAAGGCCCTGGCAAAGGTTCTCCGGGAGATGACGATCTTCATCCAGAAGGATCAGCTGATCGTTGGGAATCAAGCCAGCAGGTTGCGCTTCAGCCCGCTTTTCCCTGAAACAGAAGCGAACTACTTGGAAAAAGAGCTCGACATATTCCCCGAGAGAGAGCAGGATCGCCTGATGGTTTCAGAGGAGGTCCGGCGCGAACTCGAGGAACTCGTCTTCCCCTATTGGAAGGGGAAAACCACCGAGGATGTCGCCCTGAAAGCCATCCCTGCAGAAACCGTCCGGATATTCAAGGACGAGCACCCGGTCTTCAGCCCCGACATCCATTTGACGGGGAGCATCGGGCATGTCATCGTGGACTATGGCAAGGTCCTCGAATCGGGCATAGGCGGTTTGAAAAAAGAAGTGGAAGAGAGGCTCCGGGCCGCCGAACTCTCTGATCCGGATCAACAGGACAGGTACTTCTTCTACCAGGCCGAAGCAATCGTATGTGACGCCCTTGTGGACTGGGCCCATCGGTACGCGGCTGAAGCCAGGCGGCTGGCCTCAGAGGAGAAGGACCCGGCCTGGAGGGAGGAACTCGGGCGCATCGCCGAAAGGTGCGATTGGGTGCCTGAAAAACCGGCCCGGACTTTCCGTGAAGCTGTTCAGTCCTTCTGGTTTGCGCACCTGCCCCTCTATATCGAGCAGAACGGCCTGGCCGTATCGGTGGGCAGACTCGACCAGTTCCTGTACCCGTACTATCGAAAGGACAGGGAAGAGGGGAGGATAACCCCCGAACAAGCCCAGGAACTTCTCGAATGCCTCTGGATAAAATTCACCGAGATCATGCGGGCGTACGACTATGACTGTGCCAGGTTCTATGCGGGATTCTCCATATCCGAAAACGTCGTGCTGGGAGGGCAAACCCGGGACGGGCAGGACGCCACCAACGAGCTCTCCTATCTCTGCCTCGAAGCAGAAAAAAACACCAAACTCTCCCAGCCGAACCTGGCCGTGCGCATACATTCCAAGACGCCCGGGGAGTTTCTCATGAAGGCCGTGGATGTCATCAGCATGGGCCGGAGCAAACCCGAGCTCTTCAACGACACGGTGGGGATCGCTTCTCTCATGTCGACGGGTGTTCCCCTGGAAGATGTCCGCGACTACCGCATCTCCGGATGTGTCGAGGCGGTTCCGCCCGATGCGAACGGGATGACGAACGCCGCCATGTCGAATCTGGCAAAGGCCCTGGAGTTCGCCCTCAACGACGGCAGATGCAGGCTCTCCGGCAGGCAGATCGGCCCGAGGACGGGGAATCCCAGAGAATTCACCTCCTTCGACCAAGTGCGTGGGGCGTTCGAGAAGCAGGTTGCCTTTTATGTGAAGCACATGGTCGCCTCGCTCAACATCATCGAGAGGGTCCATGCCCGGATCATGCCGCTCCCTTACTTCTCCCTTGTCATCAACGACTGTATAGAAAGGGGGAAGGATGTCACCGCAGGAGGGGCTCGATACAATTTCACGGGTCCCCAGGGGGTCGGCCTGGCAACCACAGCCGATTCCCTGGCCGCCATAAAGAGACTCGTGTTCGACGGAAAGAGGCTCACCATGGAGGAGCTGGTGGAAGCATTGGACAGGGACTTTGAGGGGAAAGAGGTCCTGCGCCGGACCCTGATCAACCGGGCCCCGAAATACAGTACCGACGATGACTATGTGGACGAGATAGCCAGAGACGTCGCCGCGATTTACTGCAGGGAGGTGTCGAAGTATCGCAACACCAGGGGGGGTATCTACCGTCCGGGTCTGTATTCCGTGTCGGCCAATGTTCCATTCGGGCTCAATGTCGGAGCACTGCCCAACGGCAGGAAGGCGAAGACCCCTCTGTCTGACGGCGTGAGCCCCTCCCACCACACAGAAACAAGGGGTCCAACGGCCATCGTCAAATCGGTGGCCAAACTCGACCACACCGCCGTAACCAACGGTACCCAGCTCAACATGAAGTTCAGCCCGAGCCTCCTGTCCGATCCCAAGGGGAGGCGGAGTTTGGCCGGCCTGATCAGAACGTTCTTCGATCTTGGGGGATGGCATGTCCAGTTCAATGTCGTTTCGGCGGATACGCTGAGAGCCGCCCAGGCAGACCCCGACGCTTACAGGTGGCTGATCATCCGGGTCGCGGGATACAGTGCCTTCTTTGTGGAACTCGACAGGGGTGTACAGGACGACATCATCGATCGTACCGAGTACGGGACCGCATGAGCCTCCCCCCGGTGCTCGCTCTCTTGGTATAGGTGCCTGCGGTCAAAGACTCAGTCTGCACTAGAGGAGATCGTAACGGTGATTCCCAGCCAAATGCGTGCCGCTGTCGTAACAGAGCCCAACGAGATCGTCGTCAAGCAGGTGGAGGTCCCTCGAATCGGCAGGGGGGACATCCTGATTCGGATCAAATACTGTGGTATCTGCGGAACGGACGTCAGTATCCTTCATGGCATCTATTCCTCTGAGTTTCTCCCCCTGATCCCGGGACATGAGTTTGTCGGCCACGTGGCCGAAGTGGGCGACGGCGTGGATGGGTTCGAGCAAGGGCAACCGGTCACTGCGGACATCAACCTGGGCTGCGGCCGGTGCTTCTATTGCAGGCGTAACGCGGTCCTGATGTGCAGGGAATGCAGGCAGGTGGGCATTCATACCAACGGAGCTTTTGCGGAATATGTCTCGGTCCCTGCCAGCCATGTCTACCCCCTGTCCAGCGATATGCCGCTCGAAAATGGAGCCCTCATCGAACCTGTTTCGAACGTGGTCCGGGCAGCCAAAATGGGGGGGATGACCATCGCCACGAGCGTAGCGGTCATCGGTGCAGGTCCGGCGGGCCTCCTCCACGTCCAGATGGCCAGGAATCATGGAGCGGCTCCAATAATCGTGGTCGGCAAACATCGTGAGCGTTTGGAGCATGCCAGGCGGCTCGGTGCCGACTTCACCGTGTTGGCCGGACAGGATGCCGTTGATAACGTGAAGAGGGTAACGGACGGAAGAGGTGCCGATTTCGTCATCGTAAGTGTGGGAAAGACCGAGGTCTATGAAGAGGCCTTCCGCTTTGTCAGACCCGGGGGAAGGATCATGGCTTTCGGCATAGTCGAAGCCGCCGGCACCGCCCAATTCAGGCCTTTCCAGCTGGTCCTCGGCGAGATGAGCATAACCGGATCATGCGCTGGTATGGGCAACGATTTTTTCGAAGCCCTCACACTGGTCCGGTACAACAGATTCTCCCTGGAGCCCTTCACCCATGTCAAGATCCCCCTGGAAAACATCCAAGAGGGGTTTGACAGGGTGGTGAACGACAGGGCTACTCTCAAGGTCCTCATCTCCATGGACTAGCTCAGCCGACCTCTTTCCTGCCCCGAAACCGCCACGGGGATTCCCGTACTCGCCTGTAATTCCAGAGAGGGTTCCAGGCGAGCCGATTCCCGCGCATATCCGAGAACATCAACGGAAAACCGCTCCCGACCACAAAAGCAACGGCATACTGTCCGTTTTCCTCTCGATTCGAGTAGACTCCGGAGATGGTTCTGTTTGACAGAATGGAAAAATTGGTATACCAATACACCGGTATTCAGGTATCTGACCACCGGATTTCCAGTAAGCGGAGAGTCGAGCCAATGCTGCCGGCCGCGAGCATCAAGTCGAATCTAAAGCGGGAAACCCTCGTGGGCAGAATCGTCGACATCCTGGAGGAACGTATACTGGCGGGAGAGCTTTTACCGGGATCCAGACTGAGTGAGGGGATGGTTGCGAGTCAATTCGGGGTCAGCAAGACTCCTGCCCGGGAGGCCCTGCAGCGCCTCGAAGAGATGAAACTCGTGCGGAAGACCCATCTGGTGAGGGAGGTCGCGGAGTTCAGCCTCCAAGAGTTTCACGAGATCTATGAGTTGAAAAACGTGGTGGAGGCATTCGGAGTGATGCAGGGGTCCCTCAATGCTTCGGATCGAGACCTGAGCAGGATTCAGTCGGTTCTGGACAAGATGAATGATGTAACCGATGATGGGGACCTGGCGAAACTCAGATATTTCAATTCCCAGTTTCACGATCTTCTCGTCGGTTGTTCGGGCAACCAGAAGGTGATCGAAACATACGCCATGCTGGCCAAACAGGTCAGATGGACAGCCTCGCGATCGCTCAGCCTGCCGGAGCGCCCCAGACGTTCCACCAGGGAACATCAGGCCATCTTCCAAGCCTTCAGGCTGCGAGAGGCGAGGAGGGTCCGAAACCTGATGGAAAAGCATACAAATGCCGCTATGGCAAGGATCATTTCACGGCTGAAATCCGAGCAGGCAAAGAAAAACAGGGCCGGAGAGCACCATGACCGGTAGTATAAATGTGGCATACCAGGACCTGTTTGAAATAGGCATCAGATCCCTGGAGATCGTGGGTGTACCACCAGACGATGCAAAGACCGCCGTCGAGGTGTTGCTGAGCGCAGATCTGAGAGGAATCGATACCCACGGCATCCGAAGGCTGCTCATGTATGTACCGAGATTGAGGAAGGGATTGATTAATCCCAATCCGACCCTAGTCGTCGAGACCCCGGCTCCTGCCCTGAGGATCGTTCAAGGGGACAACGGGTTGGGACCGGTTGTCGGGGCAAGAGGGATGAAGGAGGCTATCGATCTGGCCGGGAGGGCAGGTATAGCCTTCGTGGGTTGCAGGGACAGCAACCATTTCGGCGCCGCGGCCCCTTATGTCTTGATGGCCTGCCGCCGGGAAATGATCGGAATAGCCGGCACAAACGGTTTTCCTTCAATGGCGCCCTGGGGTGGGTTGGAAAGACTCGTAGGGAACAACCCCCTGGCTGTCGGCGTTCCCTACAAGGGAGGTGGTCCCTTTGTGCTGGACATGGCCATGTCCGTCTCTTCAAGGGGTAGAATCAGGGAGATGGCCGAAAAGAGAGAGAAGATCCCAGAGGGCTGGGCTCTCGATTCGGAAGGGAGGCCGACAACCGATCCCTTGGAGGGACTCAAGGGCTTTGTCTTGCCCATCGGCTCTCACAAGGGGTACGGCCTCGCCCTGGCAATGGACGTTCTCAGCGGCGTTCTGACCGGGGCGGGATTCTCCGCAGGGGTCAAATCCCTCCTCCAACAGTGGGAGGAACCCCAACACATCGGTCATTTCTTTGTCGCCATCGATCCCAGGCGATTCATGGACTGGGATGTCTTCTCTGATAGGATGGACCGGCTCTGTAACCTGATCAGAAGCGCCCGAAGAATAGACCCGCGGAAACCGGTCCTGATTCCCGGAGAACCCGAGGCACAGACGGAACGAGCTCGGCGAACGAACGGAATTCCTCTTGAGCCTGAGGTGTTCGAGAACCTGAAGGGTCTCACCGAGGGCAGATACGATTACGATATACCGAGGTTCTAGCAAGAGGCCCGTACTGTCTCTCGTGATCCACCTTTGACATGGAAACCGTCGAAAGGGGGTGTTGCATATGGACGATTGAACGGATCCTGACCGGTGTCGAAAGCTCAGCCAGTCCGATTCTTGAGAGAGGAGGGGAAATCATGCATCAGAGCGATTCGAGACGGAAGATTCGTACAAGGGGCTTGGTCCTCCTTGCGGTGGGACTCATTTTCTGCGCGGTTTTCGCTTCCCGGGCACGAGCTGTCGAGCCCGAGGGAGAGCTGAGGATCGCCGTTTCCGCCATGGAAAACGAATCCCTCGATCCTGCCAATGGTTCCGGCGCCAATAATCTCTGGAACCAGTTGATCTACGATCAGTTCATCGGCCTGGACCCCCACGCAAAGATCGATCTGGGCAGGGGGATATGCCGCAGCTACGAGCAGAGCGCCGATGGTTTGACCTGGACCTTCCACCTGCGAAGGGGAATCAGGTTCCACACGGGGGACGAGCTTACGGCCGAGGACGTAAAGTTCTGCTGGGAACGGGCTCAAGAGCCGTGGGTCGTAGGCCTGGCCGGCGCCACCTTGAGGAAGGTAGCCGATCACATCGATGTTGCCGATCGCTACACGGTGGTGGTCCATCTGAAGAAGCCCTATCTCTTCTTATGGTCGATCCTTTCCGGAAACTACCCGATCGGGTACATCTATCCGAAGAAGTACGTCCAGGACAAGGGCGACCAGTACTTTCGCCAGCATCCCGTCGGCACCGGGCCTTACAGGCTGGTCCGTCACGAGCAGGGTGTCTCCATGGAATTCGAGGCGGTGCCGGGCAAACACTGGCGTTGGGGCACACCGAAGTACAAGAAAATCATATTCAAAATCGTACCGGAGGCTAAGACCCGCATGGCCCTGCTACGCACGGGCGAGGTGGACATCGCCCCGCTGCCCAGGGATTGGGCCGTAAAACTCAAGAAGGAGGGCCACGAGGTGGTAATGCTTCCCTCACAGGCGTCGGTCTTCGTGGGCTACCACAGCCAGTGGCGCCGCGACAATCCGCTCTCCAGAGAGAAGGTGCGAGAGGCCTTGGATCTGGCTATCAACCGGCAGGAGATCATCGACTATGTTCTGGCAGGCTTTGCCGTACAGACCGGGATTCCCGCCCCTTGGGCGGCCATATCCGCATATATGGAGCCCAACATGGTTAAGCCCTATCCCTATGACCCGGCTCGGGCCAAGACCCTCCTGAAGGAGGCCGGCTACCCGAACGGTTTTGACATCAAGATGGTGTCGTGGCCCAAGCAGGGGATGGCCGAGGGGCCCAAGATCATCGAGGCCATTGCCGGCTACTGGAGTGCGATCGGCGTGAGACCGAAGATCGTGCCCATCGACTACGGAACGTGGCGCAAGCAGTGGGTCGAGAATCCTGACCAGGGTTGCGTGGTCGGCTGGTACTGGGTTGGCTCCCGTATCTGGCCCATGTCGATCGTCAGGGCGCTTTTTGCATCCGACGGCAAGCTCACATACGCCAAGGATCCCGAGGTAGACCGGATGATAAACCTGGTTGCGTCCGCACCCGACGAGAAGGCCCTGAAGAAATCTCTCTGGGGGCTGGCCACCTATATGTTCGATCATCATATAAGCGGTACCCTTTTCGAGTCGGCTGTACCCTTCGGGGTTTCCAAGAAAGCCTCCGGCTGGTTCCCGGGTCTGCTGCCCTACGCCTGGAACTTCCAGCAGCTCTTTGCCAGCCGTCACGAATAAGGAGAATCATCGGCCGGTGTCTCCCGGCCGGGAGACACCGGCACCAACCGGCCAGGACCTGGTGAACGGACGTAACCCATGCAGCGTTTCATACTTTCCAGAATCTTCCAGGGGTTTCTCACCGTCTGGGTGGTTGTCTCGGTGGTGTTTATCTTGGGCCGTACCACGGGCGATCCCGTGGAGCTCATGCTCGCCCTGGAGGCAACAGAACAGCAGCGGGTCGAGGTGCGCAAGAGCCTGGGGCTGGACCGTCCCCTGATCGTTCAGTACGGGATATATATGGCCCGGCTGGCACGTCTCGATCTCGGAGAATCCATCATTTCCAAAATCCCTATCAGGCCTTTGCTGGCCGACCGCCTCGTAAAATCGCTCCAGCTCGCCGGTTTTTCCATGCTTGTCACCCTGGTTTTTGCCTTCCCTCTGGGTGTCGTAGCGGCTGTCCGGAGAGGGTCGCGGGTGGACATGGTGGCAAGGCTTATTGCGGTCTTGGGGCAGAGTCTTCCCCATTTCTGGGTGGGACTGATCCTGATGGAGATCTTCGCAGTCCGCCTGCGATGGCTGCCTGTGGGCGGAGCCGAGAGCCTGAAGTCGTATGTCTTGCCTGGATTCACCATGGGTTGGTTCATCACCGCAGGCATCATGCGGCTTCTCCGCTCGAGCATGCTGGAGGTTCTCAACAGCGACTATGTCCTGTTTGCCAAGGTCAAAGGGGTTCCGCCTTCAGGGGTGGTCTGGAAACACGCACTGCGCAACGCCCTCCTGCCCGTGGTGACCTTCAGCGGTATGTATTTTGCGCTCCTTATCGGTGGAGCCGTGGTGATAGAAACTGTCTTTGCCTGGCCGGGGATCGGGCGGCTCGCCTACCTGGCCGTGGTCGACCGCGACTTCACCGTGATCCAGGGCGTCGTCGTGGTAATAGCTCTCATCGTGGCTTTGGTGAACCTGATAGTCGATATCGTGTACTACTGGATCGATCCGCGTATCCGGATGACCAAAGCGTAGCCCCAAGGCAAGGGCGTCCTTGCTTAATGGGAATGCCGAGATGTATGTGTTTCGTGACCCCAGGTTTGTATTCCCGGCAACGGTTGCATTTATCATCGTCATAGTTGCTGTTGCGGCCCCCTGGATCGCGCCTCACGGCTACTACGAGATGTCGCTGCCGAACAGGCTGCGCCCGCCCTTTTGGCAGGAAAGGGGCAGCCTGGAATACCCTCTCGGCACGGACAGCCTGGGTCGAGACGTTTTGAGTCGAATGATCGGAGGAACAAGGATATCTCTGGTCGCCTCGATGCTTTCGATCCTTATCGGTGCCGTGATCGGTATATCGGTCGGTATGGTCTCGGCCTACCGGGGAGGCATGACCGATGCGGTCCTGATGAGGGTATGCGATGGATTCCTCTCCTTTCCAATGATCCTCCTGGCCTTGATTCTGGCCATCGCCACCGGACCCGGCATGCGCACGGTGGTTTTGGCGATCGGACTGGTTGTCTGGGCACGTTATGCCCGGGTCATCCGGAGCGAAACACTGAGTATCAAGGAGAGGGATTTTGTGATCTATGCCCGGATGATCAAATCATCGCAATTCAGGATCTTGATGCGTCACCTCCTGCCCAACATGGTGGGAAGCATCCTGGTGCTCGCTACCCTCCAGGTGGGTTGGGCCATTGTGGTCGAGGCATCCCTTTCGTTTATCGGCGCGGGCATTCCTCCTCCACAACCCTCGTGGGGCGCAATGGTTGCGGCAGGCAGGGAGTACATCGGCATGGCCTGGTGGCTGACTTTCTTCCCGGGAACGGCGATCGCCGTCACGGTCCTGGCTTTCAATTTCCTTGGGGATTGGCTGAGGGACCATCTCGATCCGAAGATGAGGGAACTCTGAGGCAGGAAGCACCTGCATCCCCCCGGAAGGCAACCGCATGGCGTACAGCAAAAACACCGTACCAGGAAAGGAGGAGGCGGCTCGGTCAGGCCCCGCTGCCGCCCTGGGCCAAGAAGAGGTTCTTCGGGTAACCGGTCTCAAGACGTATTTCTTCACCCGCGAGGGCACGGCAAAGGCCGTTGACGGCGTCGGCTTCTCCTTAAAGAAGAACGAGACCCTCGGTCTCGTGGGCGAATCGGGATGCGGCAAGACCGTGACCTGTCTGTCCATACTCGGACTCGTTCCGCCTCCCGGCCGGATCGTAGGGGGCCGGGTCTTGCTGGGTGACGAGGATCTTCTCTCGAAAACCGAAAAGGAGATGGTGAAAGTACGAGGCCGGAGGATTACGATGATCCTGCAGGATCCCATGACCTCATTGAATCCTGTTTTCACCATCGGCAATCAGGTGGCCGAGGCCATCCGGATCCACCAGAGACTCAAGGGTCGCCACCTGTGGGAAAAAACCATTGAAATCCTCCGGCTGGTGAGGATTCCCGCCCCGGAGATGCGTCTGGGTGATTATCCTCACCAGATGAGCGGCGGCATGCGACAACGGGTGGTGGGAGCGGCGGCCCTGTCGTGCAGACCGGAGGTCCTGATTGCAGACGAATGTACGACTTCCCTCGATGTCACCATCCAGGCCCAGTACTTGAGCCTCCTGAAAGAGGTGCAAGAGCGGCTCCACGTCGCCATAATCTTCATTACCCACGACTTGGGAATCGTCGCGAAGATGTGTGATCGTGTGGCTGTCATGTATGCGGGCAGAATCGTGGAGACCGCCCCCATGAGAGAGATATTTCATAATGCCCTGCACCCTTACACGGACGCTCTCCTCAAGTCGGTGCCCAGGTTGGAAGAGAGACAGAGATGGCTGGCCACGATCGAAGGACAGCCCCCATCGCTGTTGAACCTGCCACCTGGATGCAGCTTTGCCCCCCGGTGCAGCAAGGCTGATGACCGGTGTCTTGTACAGTATCCTCCTGAGGTGCGGGTTGGAAAAGATCACACGGTTTCGTGCTGGCGAACGGTTTGAGTCATGTCCTCGAGATCAAACATCCTCCTTGAGGCAACCAACTTGAAGAAGTACTTCCCCATCACCAGGGGGCTGGTCAGACAGAAAACGACCGGTTGGATAAGGGCCGTCGACGGGATAAGTTTCTCCATCAGCCGAGGGGAGACCTTTGGTCTGGTTGGTGAGTCAGGATGCGGCAAGACGACAACCGCCAAGCTCATCCTGCTGCTCGAAAAGCCTATGAGCGGTACCATCCTTTTCGGGGGCGAGGATGTCCTGGCACTCCCCGAACCTAAGCTCAAGGAGTACAGCGAGTCCGTTCAGGCCGTGTTCCAGGATCCATACGGCTCCCTCGATCCTCGGATGAGCGTGGGAGAAATCGTGGCGGAGCCGCTGGCGGTAAGCGGGGCTCTCCCCCGCAAGGCGATCGCCGAAAGGGTGAAGGAGGTTCTCCACCAGGTCGGTCTGGATCCGGAAAGCGTCAACCGTTTTCCTCATCAGTTCAGCGGAGGGCAGCGG
The Deltaproteobacteria bacterium DNA segment above includes these coding regions:
- a CDS encoding alcohol dehydrogenase catalytic domain-containing protein translates to MIPSQMRAAVVTEPNEIVVKQVEVPRIGRGDILIRIKYCGICGTDVSILHGIYSSEFLPLIPGHEFVGHVAEVGDGVDGFEQGQPVTADINLGCGRCFYCRRNAVLMCRECRQVGIHTNGAFAEYVSVPASHVYPLSSDMPLENGALIEPVSNVVRAAKMGGMTIATSVAVIGAGPAGLLHVQMARNHGAAPIIVVGKHRERLEHARRLGADFTVLAGQDAVDNVKRVTDGRGADFVIVSVGKTEVYEEAFRFVRPGGRIMAFGIVEAAGTAQFRPFQLVLGEMSITGSCAGMGNDFFEALTLVRYNRFSLEPFTHVKIPLENIQEGFDRVVNDRATLKVLISMD
- a CDS encoding glycyl radical protein, giving the protein MSAQIAAGSSGKDRRAEQAGTASKSPTPSPFERTRKLNEQLLSVVPEMCVERARLVTLSYQETEGEPMIIRRAKALAKVLREMTIFIQKDQLIVGNQASRLRFSPLFPETEANYLEKELDIFPEREQDRLMVSEEVRRELEELVFPYWKGKTTEDVALKAIPAETVRIFKDEHPVFSPDIHLTGSIGHVIVDYGKVLESGIGGLKKEVEERLRAAELSDPDQQDRYFFYQAEAIVCDALVDWAHRYAAEARRLASEEKDPAWREELGRIAERCDWVPEKPARTFREAVQSFWFAHLPLYIEQNGLAVSVGRLDQFLYPYYRKDREEGRITPEQAQELLECLWIKFTEIMRAYDYDCARFYAGFSISENVVLGGQTRDGQDATNELSYLCLEAEKNTKLSQPNLAVRIHSKTPGEFLMKAVDVISMGRSKPELFNDTVGIASLMSTGVPLEDVRDYRISGCVEAVPPDANGMTNAAMSNLAKALEFALNDGRCRLSGRQIGPRTGNPREFTSFDQVRGAFEKQVAFYVKHMVASLNIIERVHARIMPLPYFSLVINDCIERGKDVTAGGARYNFTGPQGVGLATTADSLAAIKRLVFDGKRLTMEELVEALDRDFEGKEVLRRTLINRAPKYSTDDDYVDEIARDVAAIYCREVSKYRNTRGGIYRPGLYSVSANVPFGLNVGALPNGRKAKTPLSDGVSPSHHTETRGPTAIVKSVAKLDHTAVTNGTQLNMKFSPSLLSDPKGRRSLAGLIRTFFDLGGWHVQFNVVSADTLRAAQADPDAYRWLIIRVAGYSAFFVELDRGVQDDIIDRTEYGTA
- a CDS encoding ABC transporter substrate-binding protein, whose product is MHQSDSRRKIRTRGLVLLAVGLIFCAVFASRARAVEPEGELRIAVSAMENESLDPANGSGANNLWNQLIYDQFIGLDPHAKIDLGRGICRSYEQSADGLTWTFHLRRGIRFHTGDELTAEDVKFCWERAQEPWVVGLAGATLRKVADHIDVADRYTVVVHLKKPYLFLWSILSGNYPIGYIYPKKYVQDKGDQYFRQHPVGTGPYRLVRHEQGVSMEFEAVPGKHWRWGTPKYKKIIFKIVPEAKTRMALLRTGEVDIAPLPRDWAVKLKKEGHEVVMLPSQASVFVGYHSQWRRDNPLSREKVREALDLAINRQEIIDYVLAGFAVQTGIPAPWAAISAYMEPNMVKPYPYDPARAKTLLKEAGYPNGFDIKMVSWPKQGMAEGPKIIEAIAGYWSAIGVRPKIVPIDYGTWRKQWVENPDQGCVVGWYWVGSRIWPMSIVRALFASDGKLTYAKDPEVDRMINLVASAPDEKALKKSLWGLATYMFDHHISGTLFESAVPFGVSKKASGWFPGLLPYAWNFQQLFASRHE
- a CDS encoding FCD domain-containing protein translates to MLPAASIKSNLKRETLVGRIVDILEERILAGELLPGSRLSEGMVASQFGVSKTPAREALQRLEEMKLVRKTHLVREVAEFSLQEFHEIYELKNVVEAFGVMQGSLNASDRDLSRIQSVLDKMNDVTDDGDLAKLRYFNSQFHDLLVGCSGNQKVIETYAMLAKQVRWTASRSLSLPERPRRSTREHQAIFQAFRLREARRVRNLMEKHTNAAMARIISRLKSEQAKKNRAGEHHDR
- a CDS encoding ABC transporter permease codes for the protein MAARLGDAFKSAISLFNLKAQEETRARQTVAWLLLVGTVIAGIVASPSFTRPYNIMNVLRQAVALGLVGIGQTFVILGGGFDLSVGSTINLTSCLAAGIMDGRAQMVLPALVVTLAVGISIGLANGIIISYLKVPPLIATLGLMTILQGAVLLYTHEPVGMITPGYDYISEGYVGFVPFPVIAFAALFALGVFTLRRTTFGRHLYATGESEDIAHQSGIKTHRVRFVTYIICSLSATFSALFLVARCGSGDPLLGVGYEFDSITVAIIGGTSLAGGRGGLNGTLAGVFIMSILNNILNLMGVFSWWQWVVKGGHTDRGPVHLSDTAVATRGFQRSPGPIHLDDLLSIESTGSETG
- a CDS encoding Ldh family oxidoreductase translates to MTGSINVAYQDLFEIGIRSLEIVGVPPDDAKTAVEVLLSADLRGIDTHGIRRLLMYVPRLRKGLINPNPTLVVETPAPALRIVQGDNGLGPVVGARGMKEAIDLAGRAGIAFVGCRDSNHFGAAAPYVLMACRREMIGIAGTNGFPSMAPWGGLERLVGNNPLAVGVPYKGGGPFVLDMAMSVSSRGRIREMAEKREKIPEGWALDSEGRPTTDPLEGLKGFVLPIGSHKGYGLALAMDVLSGVLTGAGFSAGVKSLLQQWEEPQHIGHFFVAIDPRRFMDWDVFSDRMDRLCNLIRSARRIDPRKPVLIPGEPEAQTERARRTNGIPLEPEVFENLKGLTEGRYDYDIPRF
- a CDS encoding ABC transporter permease — encoded protein: MGTSGRVADAKGPVESSGIWKQILQATLGRYAAYVILAFLIIISGVVQPIFFDPRNIFNVLLRAAPLGIVTVGQFIVILGGGFDLSVASLMATVNIIAAAGMFGRDELCLPISLLCLGVGALVGTINGVLITKRGIPPFIMTLGMMILLQGIRFVWTKGAPFGTIPPMLRFIGKGRIWIVPTPVIVFGLVAAAAAVVLYGTTYGRQLYATGGNPRATKLAGINVDRVVTMSYVISGFLAALAGLVLTGYLGLADNWAGKGYELGSIAAVVVGGASLGGGKGTIGGTVAGVLIMSILTNMVLLLNFDVELGMIVEGIVLITAVSFYSLKEMR